The genomic interval CCCTCTCCCGCGCCGCCCTCGCCCGCTTCGCCGACTCCCCCACACCCACCAACCTCCAACTCCTCTTCCACAACTCGTTCGATGTCGAACCAAGCGAGTTGCGACAAACAATTCTCTCGGCAGCAGTTCGTGGAATGGTTGTCTCACAGACTGGCATAGACGATCCACTATACGCCACGTCGGATGAGGGGACTTTAGGCTTTTCAATTCCTCAAAATTGGCGATGGAAGACCATAAGTTCAATTGTTGTAGATGGACCAACAAACGGTTTTTCTCCCAAGGCCGTTGATTACGAGACACCGTTCAAGACACTGACCCTCGCGGCTACGACTTCAGGGCAATTTCGCGGCGAACATTTCAAATATATATCAAACGAGATTGATCACGAGTCGAATCTCTGGTTGCGTGATGGTGACATGCTTGTGCAGCGTGGTAATTCTATCGAGTATGTTGGCGTTCCCGCCGTCTACCGCGGTGGCTCTCATGTATTCATTTATCCAGACTTGATGATGCGGATGCGATTCGGACCGGAACTAGATGTTGACTTTCTACACATCGCAATGAGTGAACGAACTGCAAGAGATTACTTGCGAAATCGGGCATCCGGAACTTCTGGAAGCATGCCCAAAATCAATCAAACCAGTCTCAAGAGTTTGCCGCTACCGATTCCACCCCTTGTCGAACAAAAACGGATTGTGGCGAAAGTGGACGAACTGATGGCGTTGGTGGACCAGCTCGAACAGCAACTCGCCAACTCCCGCACGCTCGGCCAGCAACTCCTCGAAGCCGTCGTCGCCAACCTCACGGCTAATCACGGATGAAACAGGACGAGGCAAACAGAACGCAATGCTAGTGCTACCGGAAGCCGTCTCGATTTTGAACGTGGAGCGAGACAGTCGCGTTCGCGCGCAGTTGGTGCGACTTGATCGGAAATTGGCCGCTCAACAAATCGATGGAACCTGGTGGGAGATCGCCGTGTCAAAGCGCCAACGAAGCGAGGAGGGCGACCACCATTGGACTTGGCGAAAGCTGGTCGGCGAACTTCGGCTCGATCTCGCTTGGGATGCCCTCGCCATCAAGTCGGCTAGCGGAAATGTCGAGGGAGCCATGACCTACCGAATCGACGCGAAAAGTCAGCTAGAAACGGGCGAGGGCGTCGTCTACGTCGACCGACTGGCCACTGCTCCTCGAAACCGTCCGTGGCTTGTCCAGCCCCCAAAATACAAGGGAATTGGAACGGTTTTGCTGCTCGCCGCAGTCAGGGAAAGCTACGCATTGGGTCTGGGCGGCCGCGTCTGGCTCACTTCGTTGCCATCGGAGCGGACGCGTCAGTTCTATCGCAAGCGGGGTTTCCGGCAGATTTTCGAAGACGAAGATGGTATGAGTTGCCGACAAAGAGAGCTGAACAATGGCTCCAAGAGGCAGGATACCTATGAGCAATTTTGACGACGACGACTTCGCACCGGTGACCGGCGGAAACGATCTGCATCGCAGTTACGTTCGCGGTGACACCTGCGCGTTACAAGACCTGACAGTCAAGTCAGATGTCGACCGCCACCTCGTGCGTTTACTTACTTTGCATCCGGATGTGCAAGTTGCTTTTCGCTGCCAAGATCTTGCAACACTTGACGACAGCACGAAGCAAGATCTTTTGCAGGACATCAATCACCTATTGGGTATCAAGCCGTTTCGGAAATGATCACGCCTGAGGAAGCAAGGAATTTCGCTCTCGAACATTTTCCGAAGGCACCCGAGGATCTGATTTCAGAACTCGGCATCACGCTCCGTGAATCTGAGATGTCTGGTTGCGATGGTTGGTGCCTACGTCGTGGCGATGAAGCAATCATCCGTATCAACAGAAATCTCGGGGCTGGGCGGAAACGGTTTACGTTAGCTCACGAATTGGGACATCTAATTCTTGGGATACCCGGGATCGTTGGTGAGTCGTACGAGGAGATGTTGTCTTCCGATCTCGCCGAAGAACGGGAAGTGAACCAGCTTGCGTCGGAGTTGCTTATG from Stieleria varia carries:
- a CDS encoding GNAT family N-acetyltransferase → MLVLPEAVSILNVERDSRVRAQLVRLDRKLAAQQIDGTWWEIAVSKRQRSEEGDHHWTWRKLVGELRLDLAWDALAIKSASGNVEGAMTYRIDAKSQLETGEGVVYVDRLATAPRNRPWLVQPPKYKGIGTVLLLAAVRESYALGLGGRVWLTSLPSERTRQFYRKRGFRQIFEDEDGMSCRQRELNNGSKRQDTYEQF
- a CDS encoding restriction endonuclease subunit S, whose translation is MSTPSVKESRRGKRADAAEELVASESESSFDAATFFEKFEVLADTPNSIESLRGVIRNLAVDGRLEPSSSDAKAIKLEQLAIKINSGATPKGGRNAYVESGIPLIRSMNVHFHGFVKDGLVFLTDQQADSLSNAVVETDDVLLNITGASIGRVSVAPTEMNGARVNQHVTIIRPKKVLFPAYLALFLASPKTQQFIDSIQVGATRQALTKGMIQNFKIPVPPLAEQKRIVGKVDELMGLCDRLEALEAERKERHASLSRAALARFADSPTPTNLQLLFHNSFDVEPSELRQTILSAAVRGMVVSQTGIDDPLYATSDEGTLGFSIPQNWRWKTISSIVVDGPTNGFSPKAVDYETPFKTLTLAATTSGQFRGEHFKYISNEIDHESNLWLRDGDMLVQRGNSIEYVGVPAVYRGGSHVFIYPDLMMRMRFGPELDVDFLHIAMSERTARDYLRNRASGTSGSMPKINQTSLKSLPLPIPPLVEQKRIVAKVDELMALVDQLEQQLANSRTLGQQLLEAVVANLTANHG